Proteins encoded together in one Desulfosporosinus meridiei DSM 13257 window:
- a CDS encoding bifunctional cobalt-precorrin-7 (C(5))-methyltransferase/cobalt-precorrin-6B (C(15))-methyltransferase, with protein sequence MLQVIGIGPGRPEWLPPAINELVKNCEILIGGSRALELFPDFTGQTYVLSGNLARSIEVIRSALTEKNVIGVLVSGDPGFFSFLPRLKKEFPEERIDVHPGISSLQFAFARAELAWQEADFASVHGRELSVLPQVITRPTAVLTGGENTPQAIAQFYLEQGNNPQISIGNALAYPEEFWATMDAEKLAQEETLLKNAIVILHPDSKQTSISNNQPSDSYPPKRGTKLSLGIPDEEFLRGKVPMTKAEIRVQVLAKAQISTKDRVVDIGAGTGSISIEAAGLASEGVVYAIEHNTEAQELILANQEKFAVPNLRLIPGAAPDVFGELPPVDVCIIGGSSGRLSEILQTVPLIKGGRIVITAVTIETVAQGLKLLTDYNYQDIDTISIQAVRWKTVQTLHMAQALNPIFIISARKGEK encoded by the coding sequence ATGTTACAGGTGATCGGCATTGGCCCTGGGAGGCCGGAATGGTTGCCACCCGCGATTAATGAACTTGTGAAGAACTGCGAAATCTTGATCGGAGGATCTAGGGCTCTGGAACTCTTTCCAGATTTCACGGGACAAACCTATGTCCTGTCCGGTAATCTGGCCAGGAGTATAGAAGTGATCCGAAGCGCATTAACGGAAAAGAACGTTATTGGAGTTCTCGTCTCCGGTGATCCAGGGTTTTTTAGTTTTTTACCCAGACTTAAGAAAGAGTTTCCCGAGGAGAGGATCGATGTACATCCGGGGATTAGTTCTCTGCAGTTTGCCTTTGCCAGAGCTGAGCTTGCTTGGCAGGAGGCAGACTTTGCCAGTGTTCATGGCCGCGAGCTGTCAGTATTACCTCAAGTGATAACCCGTCCGACAGCGGTTCTGACCGGTGGGGAAAACACTCCCCAGGCAATTGCTCAATTTTATCTGGAGCAGGGAAATAATCCGCAGATATCCATAGGAAATGCCCTGGCTTATCCGGAGGAATTTTGGGCAACAATGGATGCAGAGAAGTTGGCTCAGGAAGAGACCTTGCTAAAGAATGCCATTGTCATTCTTCATCCGGATTCTAAGCAAACGAGTATCTCTAATAACCAACCATCTGATTCCTATCCCCCTAAGAGAGGTACAAAGTTAAGTCTGGGAATACCAGACGAGGAGTTCTTAAGGGGCAAGGTTCCCATGACCAAAGCGGAAATCCGCGTCCAAGTCCTGGCCAAAGCCCAAATTTCTACAAAGGATCGCGTTGTAGACATCGGTGCGGGCACGGGGAGTATAAGTATTGAAGCTGCCGGTCTGGCTTCTGAAGGTGTGGTATACGCCATCGAACACAATACGGAGGCTCAGGAACTAATTCTAGCTAATCAAGAAAAGTTTGCAGTTCCAAATCTTCGGCTAATTCCAGGAGCCGCTCCCGATGTCTTCGGAGAGCTGCCTCCGGTGGATGTCTGTATCATCGGCGGCAGCAGCGGCAGACTGTCGGAAATACTACAAACAGTTCCCCTGATTAAAGGGGGAAGGATCGTGATCACAGCAGTAACCATAGAAACTGTTGCCCAAGGGTTAAAATTGCTCACGGATTACAACTATCAGGATATTGACACGATTTCTATTCAAGCTGTCCGCTGGAAAACAGTACAAACCTTGCATATGGCTCAAGCATTGAATCCAATCTTTATTATCTCAGCAAGAAAAGGGGAAAAGTGA
- the cobI gene encoding precorrin-2 C(20)-methyltransferase translates to MNISWGKFYGVGVGPGDPQLLTLQAVEVLKSVDLVAVPKSKMDRESVAWDIAKVHCPSDARLMELEMPMTADQQVLAKAWQTGAEAILAELKQGKSVAFITLGDPSLYSTYSYLLNILQEQLPQECIKTIPGITAMAAAAAKINLPLATGDEPLLILPSTEDVGDYLNFPNLVLMKVSRRLPDILTLLEKRERKAVLLTRLGQAEERIRWEPKPEDFKSEKVDYLSLLLVKKDLLGRENSEPKEN, encoded by the coding sequence ATGAATATATCATGGGGGAAATTCTATGGAGTCGGAGTCGGTCCCGGTGACCCTCAACTCTTGACCTTACAAGCTGTCGAAGTACTAAAATCCGTCGATTTAGTAGCCGTTCCAAAATCCAAGATGGATCGAGAAAGTGTGGCTTGGGATATAGCTAAAGTTCATTGTCCCTCAGATGCTCGTTTAATGGAACTAGAAATGCCGATGACTGCTGATCAGCAGGTTTTAGCAAAAGCTTGGCAAACTGGAGCTGAAGCCATTTTGGCAGAATTAAAGCAGGGTAAATCAGTAGCCTTCATTACCTTAGGCGACCCATCCCTGTATAGTACCTACAGTTATTTGCTTAATATTCTTCAGGAACAATTACCCCAGGAATGCATTAAAACTATCCCCGGAATAACAGCCATGGCTGCCGCAGCCGCCAAGATTAACCTGCCGCTGGCCACAGGGGATGAACCTCTCCTTATCTTACCAAGTACGGAAGATGTGGGAGACTACCTGAACTTCCCTAATCTAGTCCTGATGAAAGTCTCCCGCAGGCTTCCTGACATTTTGACGTTGTTGGAAAAACGTGAGAGAAAGGCAGTTTTGCTGACTCGTCTCGGACAAGCTGAAGAGAGAATTCGTTGGGAACCTAAGCCCGAGGATTTCAAATCGGAAAAAGTTGACTATCTCAGCCTGTTGCTTGTCAAAAAAGATTTATTGGGGAGGGAAAACAGTGAGCCAAAAGAAAACTAG
- the cobM gene encoding precorrin-4 C(11)-methyltransferase: MSQKKTSQGQVIFVGAGPGDPELITLKGARAIEGADRVIYAGSLVNPELLGMCRPGVPCHDSAHLTLEEVVALMLEGTNNGETVVRLHTGDPSMYGAIKEQFEYLDKQEIPYSVIPGVSSVFAAAAAVKREFTLPDISQTLILTRLAGRTPVPEREALSKLAQHQASMAIFLSVQDMGTVVKELLDGGYPASTPIAVIAKASWPDEEILLGTLETIVEKVKGAGIRKQAQILVGDFLDPAKGYARSKLYDPTFTHEYRQGTDK, encoded by the coding sequence GTGAGCCAAAAGAAAACTAGCCAAGGCCAAGTGATTTTTGTCGGAGCCGGTCCGGGGGATCCTGAGCTCATCACACTCAAAGGAGCCCGGGCTATAGAGGGTGCAGACCGGGTGATTTATGCCGGATCGTTAGTTAATCCGGAATTACTGGGGATGTGTCGTCCGGGTGTCCCTTGCCATGATAGTGCTCATCTCACTCTAGAAGAAGTTGTGGCCCTCATGCTGGAGGGAACGAATAACGGAGAGACAGTTGTTCGCCTTCACACCGGAGACCCCAGTATGTATGGTGCTATTAAGGAGCAATTCGAATACTTAGATAAACAAGAGATTCCCTATTCTGTCATACCGGGAGTGAGTTCAGTGTTTGCAGCTGCAGCAGCGGTAAAGAGAGAATTTACTCTGCCGGATATCAGTCAAACCTTGATTCTAACTCGTTTAGCCGGTCGAACTCCTGTACCGGAGCGTGAGGCACTCTCTAAATTGGCTCAGCATCAAGCCAGTATGGCGATTTTCCTAAGTGTTCAAGACATGGGAACTGTGGTCAAAGAGTTGCTGGATGGGGGGTACCCTGCCTCAACTCCTATTGCCGTTATCGCTAAAGCAAGCTGGCCGGATGAAGAGATTCTCTTGGGAACCCTAGAAACCATCGTGGAAAAGGTTAAAGGGGCAGGAATCCGTAAACAGGCGCAAATTCTGGTAGGAGATTTCTTAGATCCTGCCAAGGGTTATGCACGGTCAAAACTCTACGATCCGACCTTTACCCATGAATACCGACAAGGGACAGATAAGTAA
- a CDS encoding cobalt-precorrin 5A hydrolase: MDNPPSGKAALLSLTDRGLDTILRIGKTLPDNVRFEVYLHEKVLRPGNNHNRQAQTQGQSQIQLQTFSHLRDVVPRLWQESAVLIFVMATGIVVRQIASLIEGKDRDPAVLVLDEEGEFVIPLLSGHLGGANTWARKISTQIGAVPVITTATDVRGMVAPDEYARRFGWKVEPVHHLPEVNSLLLNREYLKVWAKYPLKPEHHAFTKDTHYCFLTENEKDQANVIIDAFPNLSLKRDCLYLVPPVLSVGVGCRRGVAQEVILERIKMAVEQLGASLKAIAGIYSIDLKSDEVGLIEAAKCLKVPFKTFRADELQRVNLQEQLSRSNFVSEKIGVDGVCEAASLLGAQMGRLILPKTKGQGVTVAISIENYMS; the protein is encoded by the coding sequence ATGGATAATCCTCCAAGCGGGAAAGCAGCTCTTTTGTCCTTAACTGACCGAGGCTTGGATACGATCCTGCGTATTGGCAAGACTTTACCGGATAATGTTAGATTTGAGGTTTATCTTCATGAAAAGGTACTCCGTCCGGGAAATAACCATAATCGACAAGCCCAAACCCAAGGCCAATCTCAAATTCAACTACAAACCTTCAGCCACTTAAGGGATGTTGTTCCTCGCCTGTGGCAAGAATCAGCAGTGCTGATCTTTGTCATGGCAACAGGAATTGTGGTGCGTCAAATAGCTTCTTTAATAGAAGGAAAAGATCGAGACCCAGCTGTTTTGGTCTTAGATGAGGAAGGGGAATTCGTAATTCCTTTGCTGTCCGGTCATTTAGGGGGCGCTAATACTTGGGCTAGGAAAATTTCCACACAGATTGGGGCAGTGCCCGTTATTACCACTGCTACGGATGTAAGAGGAATGGTGGCTCCTGACGAATATGCCCGTAGATTTGGCTGGAAGGTAGAACCGGTTCATCATTTGCCGGAGGTCAACAGCTTATTATTAAACCGAGAATATCTTAAGGTCTGGGCCAAGTATCCCTTAAAGCCAGAGCACCATGCCTTCACAAAGGATACTCATTATTGCTTCTTAACTGAAAATGAAAAGGATCAAGCTAATGTTATTATTGATGCTTTTCCTAATTTGTCGCTTAAAAGGGATTGTCTATATTTAGTCCCCCCGGTTTTAAGTGTTGGGGTAGGATGCAGACGAGGGGTTGCCCAGGAGGTCATTTTGGAGCGTATAAAAATGGCTGTAGAGCAACTCGGAGCTTCCCTTAAAGCCATCGCCGGTATTTATAGTATTGACCTTAAATCTGATGAAGTGGGACTGATTGAAGCAGCTAAATGCTTGAAGGTTCCCTTTAAAACCTTTCGTGCCGATGAACTGCAAAGAGTTAATCTTCAAGAACAATTAAGTCGATCAAATTTTGTAAGCGAAAAGATAGGAGTGGACGGTGTATGCGAAGCAGCGAGTTTACTGGGAGCCCAAATGGGGAGGTTAATTCTGCCCAAGACCAAGGGGCAGGGAGTAACGGTAGCCATCAGCATAGAAAACTATATGTCGTAG
- the cobJ gene encoding precorrin-3B C(17)-methyltransferase: MTARVQSVLNEVEYIVGYKTYVDLIKPFLTHQQIVATGMRQEIDRCREAIRLAAEGHRVAVVSSGDAGVYGMAGIILECLEQENLLDMPLEIIPGVTAASAAASMLGAPLMHDFAVISLSDLLTPWEVIEKRVRLAAEGDFIFALYNPKSNGRPQHIETVREIILRYRRPDTPVGLVREALRGEESSVEITTLEDFTKYKIDMLTTVIIGNSQTRIVGPYMVTPRGYKL, from the coding sequence ATGACGGCAAGGGTTCAGTCGGTCTTAAATGAAGTTGAGTATATAGTGGGGTATAAAACCTATGTAGACCTTATCAAACCCTTTTTAACCCATCAACAAATTGTCGCCACAGGCATGCGTCAAGAAATAGATCGCTGCCGTGAAGCTATTCGTTTGGCAGCTGAAGGACATCGAGTTGCTGTTGTTAGCAGTGGAGATGCAGGGGTTTATGGTATGGCAGGGATTATTCTTGAATGTCTGGAACAAGAGAACCTTCTAGATATGCCCTTAGAAATCATCCCGGGAGTGACAGCAGCCTCTGCCGCAGCTTCAATGTTGGGTGCCCCATTAATGCATGATTTTGCAGTAATCAGCTTAAGTGACCTGTTAACTCCCTGGGAAGTTATTGAGAAACGAGTTCGCTTAGCAGCAGAAGGTGATTTTATCTTCGCCCTTTATAACCCTAAGAGCAACGGTCGCCCTCAGCATATTGAGACAGTACGGGAGATTATTTTACGCTACCGTCGTCCGGATACTCCGGTGGGTCTGGTTCGTGAAGCCTTGCGCGGAGAGGAATCCAGTGTTGAGATTACTACCCTGGAAGATTTCACAAAGTACAAAATTGACATGCTTACCACAGTTATTATTGGAAACTCTCAAACTCGGATTGTAGGACCTTATATGGTAACTCCCCGAGGATATAAGCTGTGA